Proteins encoded by one window of Candidatus Methylomirabilota bacterium:
- a CDS encoding 4Fe-4S dicluster domain-containing protein, with protein MKVLALHPAKCTGCLRCELACSYMQTGQFQPSKSVIRVSPFEGYTSYAPYTCTQCAEGWCMTACPVGAIQINTAGAKDVIDDTCVGCKLCTIACPYGTIFYDGDTQKAYKCNLCGGAPACASACPTEAITFEEAETADWIGDFAADRTARVLAVEAR; from the coding sequence ATGAAAGTTCTCGCGCTCCATCCGGCCAAGTGCACCGGCTGTCTCCGGTGCGAGCTCGCCTGCTCCTACATGCAGACCGGTCAGTTCCAGCCGTCCAAGTCGGTGATCCGAGTCTCCCCGTTCGAGGGCTACACGTCCTACGCCCCCTACACGTGCACGCAGTGCGCGGAGGGCTGGTGCATGACCGCGTGCCCGGTCGGCGCCATCCAGATCAACACGGCCGGCGCGAAGGACGTGATCGACGACACGTGCGTGGGCTGCAAGCTCTGTACGATCGCGTGCCCCTACGGGACGATCTTCTACGACGGCGACACCCAGAAGGCCTACAAGTGCAACCTCTGCGGCGGCGCCCCCGCGTGCGCGAGCGCCTGCCCGACCGAGGCGATCACGTTCGAGGAGGCGGAGACCGCCGACTGGATCGGCGACTTCGCGGCCGACCGCACCGCCCGCGTGCTCGCGGTGGAGGCCCGCTGA
- a CDS encoding GYD domain-containing protein produces the protein MAHYVMLSTLSESGRKVLHARPGWIRKVNRELSRRGAKVLAQYAVLGPYDFVTILEAPDNETVSSISIEMGARGSVQMMTMPAIPLDTFINRLERGRAGTGRKGKRR, from the coding sequence GTGGCCCACTATGTGATGCTGAGCACGCTGAGCGAATCCGGCCGGAAGGTCCTGCACGCCCGGCCGGGCTGGATCCGCAAGGTCAACCGGGAGCTGTCGCGGCGGGGCGCCAAGGTGCTCGCGCAGTACGCCGTGCTCGGCCCCTACGACTTCGTGACGATCCTGGAGGCCCCCGACAACGAGACGGTGTCGTCGATCTCCATCGAGATGGGCGCCCGCGGCTCGGTGCAGATGATGACGATGCCGGCGATCCCACTCGACACCTTCATCAATCGCCTCGAGCGCGGCCGGGCCGGGACGGGGCGGAAGGGGAAGCGGCGCTGA